A stretch of the Campylobacter concisus genome encodes the following:
- a CDS encoding DUF4410 domain-containing protein, producing the protein MHKFKFTILLAIIAIFTFTGCAKKYIEMVEKDTTHKYSGAKAVCGETELDKKLEGYINTFLKKKDQYGDDLIIKCDIQRTKNGVRILRHLTLGIGGAGKSETLAVVNLVDQSGKEVAKFNVTVEIRYGFLGGNADRALPITAKNIYKIVTKDFM; encoded by the coding sequence ATGCATAAATTTAAATTTACAATACTACTTGCGATCATAGCCATTTTTACTTTTACAGGATGTGCCAAAAAGTATATAGAGATGGTTGAAAAGGATACTACACATAAGTACAGCGGTGCTAAAGCGGTTTGTGGCGAAACCGAGCTTGATAAAAAGCTAGAAGGATACATAAATACCTTTTTAAAAAAGAAAGACCAATACGGTGACGACTTAATCATAAAATGTGATATACAAAGAACAAAAAATGGAGTTAGGATCCTTAGACACTTAACTCTGGGCATAGGTGGAGCTGGTAAATCTGAGACTCTCGCAGTTGTAAATTTAGTAGATCAAAGTGGCAAAGAGGTGGCCAAATTTAACGTTACTGTCGAGATTAGATATGGCTTTCTTGGCGGCAATGCAGATAGAGCACTACCAATTACCGCTAAAAACATCTATAAGATTGTTACAAAAGATTTTATGTAA
- a CDS encoding type I restriction endonuclease subunit R, with translation MTPDTSENKIQQNSINLLQSLGYKFISREENLKLRGGKTSEVLFREILTKKLGEINGYEYKGKRYKFSQSSILKAVDELAGVSLNEGLIVANEKITNLLLLGTSIEENLEDGTRRSFSFKFIDFENLQNNNFYVTEEFEVSRANQGEAQKHRRPDLVLFINGIPIVVIELKKSSVSFENGIKQLEKEQGKDEIVHLFKYIQLTIAANGSGARYGTTGTPFKFYSVWKEQDEAKAKESLKSVINGREVSALDMTLFALLSKDRLLRLVRHYIVFDKRMKKVCRYQQFFAIEETLKRVSAKKDGARAGGLIWHTQGSGKSLTMVMLTKLLKQIYINSKIIVVTDRIDLDGQIHETFENTDVKAGRASSGSDLIEKLQSGISVITTLVHKFEKMKNQKVVIRDGDIFVLVDESHRTQGGDLHKAMKKALSLACYIGFTGTPLLKREKNSFAKFGGEIHRYTIDDAVKDGAVLPLLYEGRYVGQEVLDPDGLTRKFDLISRELGDEAKRDLQQKWARFERVASSEQRLELIAVDINEHIKKTLKKSGFKAMLATQRKYDAIKYHQIFEEFGEIKSAYVISSNEHEELEGGHKEYVAKAWQETIRGYGSEEEYLKHVKDEFVYGDEIDLLIVVDKLLTGFDAPRASTLYIDKQLKEHNLLQAIARVNRLYDGKDYGYIIDYRGLLGELDEALTSYASLSGFDPEDITGAVIDVRSEIIKAKTYYTHLDDLFSSVKFKDDLESYVAVLEDVQKRDDFKEWLSQFARAFKLALSSEKIYDILSEEEIKAYKQRVKFYNELRKAVQLRYHEACDFGKYEAQMQKLLDTYVNAQGVNELTKLVNIFETEFDDEVQRVEGKNAKADTIISAVSAVVKEKMDSNPAFYKSIAQQIQDIIDEYKAKRLSEEEKLVKAKLLKDLITGALKPNEDRYPKEFNGKKILFAIYDNLLDILGDVELVDVEVVAKNLSVKFYEIYEEASKKPEWHKNKDVENEITSQMEDALWEIEDEYGVSIDEKEKIYQTIRGIEISFYVK, from the coding sequence ATGACCCCAGATACTTCAGAAAATAAGATCCAGCAAAACAGCATAAATTTACTTCAAAGCTTGGGTTATAAATTTATAAGCAGGGAGGAAAATTTAAAGCTTCGTGGCGGTAAAACTAGCGAGGTTTTGTTTAGGGAAATTTTAACCAAAAAGCTTGGCGAGATAAACGGTTATGAGTATAAGGGCAAGCGATATAAATTTAGCCAAAGCAGTATATTAAAAGCAGTCGATGAGCTAGCGGGGGTTTCACTAAACGAAGGGCTAATAGTCGCAAATGAAAAGATCACGAATTTGCTCTTGCTTGGCACTAGTATCGAGGAAAATTTAGAGGATGGCACAAGAAGGAGCTTTTCTTTTAAATTTATAGACTTTGAAAATTTGCAAAACAACAACTTTTACGTAACGGAAGAATTTGAAGTAAGCAGGGCAAATCAAGGCGAGGCGCAAAAACACAGAAGGCCCGATCTTGTGCTTTTTATAAACGGCATACCCATAGTCGTAATCGAGCTTAAAAAATCAAGCGTGAGCTTTGAAAACGGCATAAAACAGCTTGAAAAAGAGCAGGGCAAAGATGAGATAGTGCATCTTTTTAAATACATCCAGCTAACCATCGCAGCAAATGGAAGCGGGGCAAGATACGGTACAACTGGAACGCCGTTTAAATTTTATAGCGTGTGGAAAGAACAAGACGAAGCAAAAGCAAAAGAGAGCTTAAAGAGCGTGATAAATGGTAGAGAGGTAAGTGCGCTTGATATGACGCTCTTTGCGCTACTATCTAAAGATAGGCTGCTAAGGCTAGTTAGGCACTATATAGTGTTTGATAAAAGGATGAAAAAAGTTTGCAGATATCAGCAGTTTTTTGCTATCGAAGAGACGCTAAAGAGGGTATCGGCGAAAAAAGACGGAGCAAGAGCGGGCGGACTCATCTGGCACACGCAAGGAAGCGGCAAGTCGCTCACGATGGTGATGCTAACAAAGCTTTTAAAGCAAATTTACATAAACTCAAAGATCATCGTCGTAACTGATAGGATAGATCTAGACGGACAGATACACGAGACTTTTGAAAACACGGATGTAAAAGCAGGGCGAGCAAGTAGCGGAAGCGATCTGATAGAAAAGCTTCAAAGCGGCATTAGCGTGATAACTACGCTCGTGCATAAATTTGAAAAGATGAAAAATCAAAAGGTAGTGATAAGAGATGGCGATATATTTGTGCTAGTGGATGAGAGCCACCGCACGCAAGGTGGAGACCTGCATAAGGCTATGAAAAAGGCGTTGTCTCTTGCTTGTTATATAGGATTTACCGGCACGCCACTTTTAAAACGCGAGAAAAACAGCTTTGCGAAATTTGGCGGAGAAATTCATAGATATACGATAGATGATGCGGTAAAAGACGGAGCTGTCTTGCCGCTACTTTACGAGGGGCGATACGTGGGTCAAGAGGTGCTAGACCCTGATGGGCTAACTAGGAAATTTGATCTCATATCAAGAGAGCTTGGCGATGAGGCCAAAAGGGACTTGCAGCAAAAGTGGGCAAGGTTTGAGCGTGTGGCATCAAGCGAGCAAAGGCTGGAGCTAATAGCTGTGGATATAAATGAGCATATCAAAAAGACTTTGAAAAAAAGTGGTTTTAAAGCGATGCTTGCAACACAAAGAAAATACGACGCCATAAAATATCATCAGATATTTGAAGAATTTGGAGAGATAAAAAGTGCTTATGTGATATCAAGCAACGAGCACGAGGAGCTTGAGGGCGGGCATAAAGAGTATGTCGCAAAGGCGTGGCAAGAGACTATAAGGGGCTACGGCAGCGAGGAAGAGTATCTAAAGCATGTGAAGGATGAATTTGTTTACGGCGATGAGATAGACCTGCTTATAGTCGTGGATAAGCTTTTAACAGGCTTTGACGCACCAAGAGCAAGCACGCTTTATATAGATAAACAGCTAAAAGAGCATAATCTGCTCCAAGCCATAGCTAGAGTAAATAGGCTTTATGATGGGAAAGACTACGGCTATATTATTGATTATAGAGGGCTTTTAGGCGAGCTTGATGAGGCGCTTACTAGCTATGCTTCGCTAAGTGGCTTTGACCCAGAGGATATAACTGGAGCCGTGATAGACGTAAGAAGCGAGATCATAAAGGCAAAGACTTACTATACTCATCTGGACGATCTTTTTAGCAGTGTGAAATTTAAAGACGATCTAGAAAGCTACGTGGCGGTTTTAGAGGACGTGCAAAAACGAGATGACTTTAAAGAGTGGCTATCACAGTTTGCTAGGGCGTTTAAACTGGCGCTTTCAAGTGAGAAAATTTATGACATATTAAGCGAAGAGGAGATCAAAGCTTATAAGCAGAGGGTTAAATTTTATAACGAGCTAAGAAAGGCGGTGCAACTAAGGTATCACGAGGCTTGCGACTTTGGCAAATACGAAGCGCAGATGCAAAAGCTGCTTGATACTTATGTAAATGCACAAGGGGTCAATGAGCTTACAAAGCTCGTAAATATCTTTGAGACGGAATTTGACGATGAGGTGCAAAGGGTTGAGGGTAAAAATGCAAAGGCTGATACGATCATCAGTGCCGTAAGCGCGGTGGTAAAAGAGAAAATGGACTCAAATCCAGCGTTTTATAAATCAATAGCGCAGCAGATACAAGACATCATCGACGAGTATAAAGCAAAAAGGCTAAGTGAGGAAGAAAAACTTGTCAAAGCAAAACTACTAAAAGACCTAATAACTGGTGCTTTAAAGCCAAATGAAGACAGGTATCCAAAAGAATTTAATGGTAAGAAAATTTTGTTTGCTATTTATGATAATTTGCTTGACATTTTGGGAGATGTGGAGCTTGTGGATGTTGAGGTGGTTGCTAAAAATTTGAGCGTGAAATTTTATGAAATTTATGAAGAAGCCTCAAAAAAACCGGAATGGCACAAAAATAAAGACGTAGAAAATGAGATAACAAGTCAGATGGAAGACGCTCTTTGGGAGATAGAGGACGAATACGGCGTTTCTATCGATGAGAAGGAGAAAATTTACCAAACTATCCGTGGAATAGAGATAAGCTTTTATGTTAAATGA
- the ppa gene encoding inorganic diphosphatase, with amino-acid sequence MDVSKIKAGSNPDKINAVIEIPYGSNIKYEIDKDSGAVVVDRVLYSAMFYPANYGFVPNTLAADSDPADILVLNEYPLQAGSVIPCRLIGVLVMEDEAGMDEKLLAVPVTKIDPRYEAIKSYEDLPVATLNKIKNFFETYKILEPNKWVKVKEFKDANAAKEILDAAIKNYK; translated from the coding sequence ATGGACGTTTCAAAAATCAAAGCTGGCTCAAACCCAGACAAAATCAATGCCGTAATCGAAATACCTTATGGCTCAAATATCAAATACGAGATCGATAAAGATAGCGGTGCAGTCGTGGTCGATCGCGTGCTTTACTCAGCGATGTTCTACCCAGCAAACTATGGTTTTGTGCCAAATACACTTGCAGCCGATAGCGATCCAGCTGATATCTTGGTGCTAAACGAGTATCCACTCCAAGCTGGCAGCGTCATCCCTTGCCGCTTAATAGGCGTTTTGGTGATGGAAGATGAAGCGGGCATGGACGAGAAACTTTTGGCTGTGCCAGTTACAAAGATCGATCCAAGATATGAAGCGATAAAAAGCTACGAAGACTTACCAGTTGCAACGCTAAATAAGATCAAAAATTTCTTTGAAACTTATAAAATTCTTGAGCCAAACAAATGGGTTAAAGTGAAAGAATTTAAAGATGCAAATGCTGCAAAAGAGATTTTAGACGCTGCGATAAAAAATTATAAATAA
- a CDS encoding NAD(+) kinase, whose amino-acid sequence MKNEQKFNAFCIKKVGLIAKDYPLFRQDLEKLEKILKKYNAEILLERNCAKRVEKNGFELIKLAKECEFLITLGGDGTIISTCRKLAHISPLVLGIHAGRLGFLTDIMINESEKFFKDFFDGKFEVEMPFMLDVTLHKNDGKTEQKIAFNDAVIVSKNGGSMTHIEALLNEKYFNSYFGDGVIVATPAGTTAYNMSANGPIIYPLSEVFTVTPICSHSLTQRPVVLTKNHTVKFRTNSDAILVIDGQDRFDMSKISAVSMSLSNKKARLIRHIGRDYFQILKEKLHWGYND is encoded by the coding sequence ATGAAAAATGAACAAAAATTTAATGCTTTTTGCATAAAAAAAGTAGGACTTATTGCTAAAGATTATCCATTATTTAGGCAAGATTTAGAAAAATTAGAAAAAATTTTAAAAAAGTATAACGCAGAAATTTTGCTTGAAAGAAATTGTGCTAAGCGTGTAGAAAAAAATGGTTTTGAGCTGATAAAACTAGCCAAAGAGTGCGAATTTTTGATCACTCTTGGTGGAGATGGCACGATCATTTCAACTTGTAGAAAGCTAGCTCACATCTCGCCACTTGTCCTTGGCATACACGCTGGTAGACTCGGATTTCTAACCGACATAATGATTAATGAGAGTGAGAAATTTTTTAAAGACTTTTTTGATGGTAAATTTGAAGTAGAAATGCCTTTTATGCTTGATGTGACGCTTCATAAAAATGATGGCAAAACTGAGCAAAAGATAGCATTTAACGATGCAGTCATTGTTAGTAAAAATGGTGGTTCGATGACGCATATCGAGGCACTTTTAAATGAAAAATATTTTAATTCATATTTTGGAGACGGCGTTATAGTAGCGACACCTGCTGGAACAACGGCATATAACATGAGCGCAAATGGCCCTATTATCTATCCATTAAGCGAAGTTTTTACAGTAACTCCTATATGCTCGCACTCACTTACACAGCGTCCAGTCGTGCTTACCAAAAATCATACGGTCAAATTTAGAACAAATAGCGACGCCATTTTAGTAATAGACGGACAAGATAGATTTGATATGAGTAAAATTTCAGCCGTCAGCATGAGCCTTAGCAACAAAAAAGCGAGACTGATACGTCATATTGGTAGGGATTATTTTCAAATTTTAAAAGAGAAACTTCACTGGGGTTATAATGATTGA
- a CDS encoding NirD/YgiW/YdeI family stress tolerance protein: MKKIIIAAISASIAMAGGFISKHPSETISVKDALKLNDDTKVVLEGKIKSHIKSDKYEFIDKNGDVIVVEIDNNKWGNITVNEDTPLRIRGEIDKDLMKTEIDVDSVEIIR; encoded by the coding sequence ATGAAAAAGATCATAATCGCTGCAATATCTGCTAGCATTGCGATGGCTGGAGGCTTTATATCAAAGCACCCAAGCGAAACGATAAGCGTAAAAGATGCCTTAAAACTAAACGACGACACCAAAGTTGTGCTAGAAGGTAAGATAAAATCACATATAAAATCAGACAAATATGAATTTATTGATAAAAATGGTGATGTTATTGTTGTTGAAATCGACAATAACAAATGGGGCAACATAACAGTCAATGAAGATACACCTTTACGAATAAGAGGCGAGATAGATAAAGACCTTATGAAAACAGAGATCGACGTAGATAGCGTAGAAATCATAAGGTAG
- a CDS encoding M48 family metallopeptidase: MLNEVKIIKKEVKNITLKVRPNGEAILTAPKTASDEHIKFIIKKRAKWIVQKRAFFSSFKTPEKEYVSGEDFKYLGRSYRLKVVQSKEERVKLQRGYLELFVKDKSDLERKENLVYEWYHEKATLYFFNILQEFNKIVKQDIKSVKIRQMKTRWGSCNPYKSYINLNIELIKKPKACIEYVIFHELAHLLYPNHSKKFYDYLTLYMPDWQKRKEILERV; the protein is encoded by the coding sequence ATGTTAAATGAGGTGAAAATCATCAAAAAAGAGGTGAAAAATATCACCTTAAAAGTTAGACCAAATGGTGAAGCGATCCTAACGGCGCCAAAAACGGCAAGCGATGAGCATATAAAATTTATCATAAAAAAAAGAGCTAAATGGATAGTGCAAAAGCGCGCGTTTTTTTCCTCGTTTAAGACGCCCGAAAAAGAGTACGTAAGCGGCGAAGACTTTAAATATCTTGGGCGAAGTTATCGGCTAAAAGTGGTGCAGTCTAAAGAGGAGCGTGTAAAGCTACAAAGGGGCTATCTGGAGCTCTTTGTGAAAGATAAAAGCGACCTAGAGCGAAAAGAAAATTTAGTCTATGAGTGGTATCATGAAAAGGCGACGTTATATTTTTTTAATATCTTGCAAGAATTTAACAAGATAGTAAAACAAGATATCAAAAGCGTAAAGATAAGGCAGATGAAAACAAGATGGGGGAGTTGCAACCCATATAAATCATATATAAATTTAAACATAGAGCTTATCAAAAAGCCAAAAGCATGCATCGAGTACGTCATATTTCACGAGCTTGCTCACCTGCTGTATCCAAATCACTCAAAGAAATTTTATGACTATCTAACGCTTTATATGCCTGATTGGCAAAAACGCAAGGAAATTTTAGAAAGAGTTTAG
- a CDS encoding AAA family ATPase, producing the protein MIDRILIKDYLNFKNVELNFKEGLSVFTGVSGAGKSVLMSAIMAIFGLKDSEARLIEADVEHKFELDEFGIENEDVNIFKLLKDKSTRYFINQQAISKKNLAQVAREHIKYLSAKEANEFENEKFLNLLDRLEISKNEKFKEIKQEFEEVFLEFSKISKELATIKEEEKKVEELKELASFEIEKIRSVGPKKGEFEELMETKKRLSKKDKINEAWARAERIFELEHSVNEALSISDLDNGFFEDAMNELRVARDSLNMEELDDIDVESVLDRIEALNAIIRRYGSEEEALEALDKKEKELARYENLSFEKSELEKKFEILNKKANELAEILNRARSANLKELEAMINLYLKELYMPDIALRIEAKKLDILGLDEVCLNLNETSLKNLSSGELNRLRLAFIAASSEITKTGGDVIILDEIDANLSGKEAMSIANVLLKLANFYQIFAISHQPQLSSKANSHFLVERYGENSVVRELDKEERVNELARMISGEHISEEAINFAKGLLK; encoded by the coding sequence ATGATTGATCGAATTTTGATTAAAGATTATCTAAATTTTAAAAATGTCGAGCTAAATTTCAAAGAGGGGCTTAGCGTATTTACGGGTGTTAGCGGTGCTGGTAAGTCGGTGCTGATGAGTGCCATAATGGCTATTTTTGGGCTAAAAGATAGCGAGGCAAGGCTGATAGAAGCTGACGTGGAGCATAAATTTGAGCTTGATGAGTTTGGTATAGAAAACGAAGATGTCAATATTTTCAAGCTTTTAAAAGATAAGAGCACGAGATATTTTATAAACCAGCAAGCCATCTCAAAGAAAAATTTAGCCCAAGTGGCGCGTGAGCACATCAAATATCTCTCGGCAAAAGAGGCAAACGAGTTTGAAAATGAGAAATTTCTAAATTTGCTTGATAGGCTTGAAATTTCAAAAAATGAGAAATTTAAAGAGATAAAACAGGAATTTGAAGAGGTTTTTTTAGAATTTTCTAAAATTTCAAAAGAGCTAGCCACTATCAAAGAGGAAGAGAAAAAGGTCGAGGAGCTAAAAGAGCTTGCTAGCTTTGAGATCGAGAAGATAAGAAGCGTAGGCCCTAAAAAAGGCGAGTTCGAAGAGCTTATGGAGACTAAAAAAAGGCTTAGTAAAAAGGATAAGATAAATGAGGCGTGGGCTAGAGCCGAGCGGATATTTGAGCTAGAACACAGCGTAAATGAGGCGCTAAGTATCAGCGACCTTGACAATGGCTTTTTTGAAGATGCGATGAACGAGCTAAGGGTCGCAAGAGATAGCCTAAATATGGAGGAGCTTGACGATATCGACGTCGAGAGCGTGCTTGATAGGATAGAAGCTCTTAATGCCATTATTAGGCGCTACGGCAGCGAAGAGGAGGCGTTAGAAGCGCTTGATAAAAAGGAAAAAGAGCTTGCTAGATATGAAAATTTAAGCTTTGAAAAGAGCGAGCTTGAGAAGAAATTTGAAATTTTAAACAAAAAGGCAAATGAGCTGGCTGAAATTCTAAACAGAGCAAGGAGTGCAAATTTAAAAGAGCTTGAGGCTATGATAAATTTATACTTAAAAGAGCTTTATATGCCAGATATCGCGCTGAGGATCGAGGCTAAAAAGCTTGATATTTTGGGGCTTGATGAGGTTTGTTTAAATTTAAATGAGACTTCGCTTAAAAATTTAAGCTCAGGCGAGCTAAACCGCCTAAGGCTGGCCTTCATAGCTGCCTCTAGTGAGATCACAAAAACGGGCGGTGATGTCATCATTTTAGACGAAATAGATGCAAATTTAAGTGGAAAAGAGGCGATGAGCATCGCAAATGTCTTGCTTAAGCTTGCAAATTTTTATCAAATTTTTGCCATTTCACATCAGCCACAGCTTAGCTCAAAGGCAAATTCACACTTTTTAGTAGAGCGTTACGGCGAGAACTCAGTCGTAAGAGAGCTTGATAAAGAGGAGCGCGTAAATGAGCTTGCGCGTATGATAAGCGGCGAACATATAAGCGAAGAAGCAATAAATTTTGCTAAAGGGCTTTTAAAGTAG
- the aspS gene encoding aspartate--tRNA ligase, producing the protein MRSHYCTDLSKADIGKEVILCGWANTYRDHGGVVFIDLRDVSGLIQLVCDPADSKEAHDVAAKVRDEYVLKAKGKVRARGEGLTNPKLKTGEIEVIVSELIIENPSEPLPFMIGDESVNEDIRLKYRFLDLRSERLQNIFKMRSRAAIAARNSLDKMGFIEFETPVLTRATPEGARDYLVPSRVYPGQFYALPQSPQLFKQLLMCSGFDKYFQIAKCFRDEDLRADRQPEFTQIDIEMSFVEQEDIINMAETMLKDIFKACGYDIKTPFRRMSYKEATETYGSDKPDLRYDLKMIDVIDIFERSSNEIFSSIAKDKKKNRIKALKVPNGDNIFSKREMNRFEEFVRKFGAQGLGYFQMKEEGLKGPLCKFFEQSDLDEIVSRCELKVGDVVFFGAGKKKIVLDYMGRFRIFLAEQMGIIDQDKLEFLWVLDFPMFEQNDDGSYSAMHHPFTMPKNIDEPDLEDILSIAHDVVLNGFELGGGSIRIHKNDIQQKVFKLLGIDEEEQREKFGFLLDALTFGAPPHGGIAIGFDRLNMLVNKASSIRDVIAFPKTQRAQCPLTKAPSHASNEQLRELGLRIREKEQRA; encoded by the coding sequence ATGCGAAGTCATTATTGCACCGATCTTAGCAAAGCTGATATCGGTAAAGAAGTAATACTTTGTGGCTGGGCAAACACATATAGAGACCATGGCGGCGTTGTTTTCATCGACTTAAGAGACGTTAGTGGGCTTATACAATTAGTTTGCGATCCGGCAGATAGCAAAGAAGCACATGACGTGGCTGCAAAAGTAAGAGATGAATATGTCTTAAAAGCAAAAGGAAAAGTAAGAGCTAGAGGCGAAGGACTAACCAATCCAAAGCTAAAAACTGGCGAGATAGAAGTAATAGTAAGTGAGCTAATCATCGAAAATCCGAGCGAGCCGCTACCATTTATGATAGGCGATGAGAGCGTAAATGAGGACATTAGGCTAAAATACCGCTTTTTAGACCTTAGAAGCGAGCGCTTACAAAATATATTTAAAATGCGTTCTCGCGCAGCGATCGCAGCTAGAAATAGCCTAGATAAAATGGGCTTTATCGAGTTTGAAACTCCAGTTTTAACACGCGCAACTCCAGAAGGTGCGAGAGACTACCTAGTACCAAGCCGTGTATATCCGGGTCAATTTTACGCGCTCCCACAAAGCCCACAGCTATTTAAGCAGCTTTTGATGTGTTCTGGCTTTGATAAATATTTCCAGATAGCAAAATGCTTTCGCGACGAAGACTTAAGAGCTGATCGCCAACCAGAATTTACTCAAATAGATATAGAAATGAGCTTTGTCGAGCAAGAAGATATCATAAATATGGCTGAGACGATGCTAAAAGATATCTTTAAAGCCTGCGGATACGATATTAAAACGCCATTTAGACGTATGAGCTACAAAGAGGCCACTGAGACTTACGGCTCAGACAAGCCTGATCTTAGATACGATCTAAAAATGATCGATGTTATCGATATTTTCGAGCGCTCAAGCAATGAAATTTTTAGCTCAATTGCAAAAGATAAGAAGAAAAACCGCATCAAAGCACTAAAAGTGCCAAATGGCGACAACATCTTTAGCAAGCGTGAGATGAATAGATTTGAGGAATTTGTACGTAAATTTGGCGCGCAAGGGCTTGGCTACTTCCAAATGAAAGAAGAAGGACTAAAAGGCCCACTTTGCAAATTTTTTGAACAAAGCGATCTTGACGAGATCGTCTCAAGATGTGAACTAAAAGTTGGTGACGTTGTATTCTTTGGTGCTGGTAAGAAGAAGATCGTGCTTGATTATATGGGAAGATTTAGAATTTTCCTAGCTGAGCAAATGGGCATCATCGATCAAGACAAACTTGAGTTTTTATGGGTGCTTGACTTCCCAATGTTTGAGCAAAATGACGATGGAAGCTACTCTGCGATGCACCATCCATTTACTATGCCAAAAAATATAGACGAGCCTGACCTTGAGGATATCCTCTCTATCGCTCACGACGTCGTGCTTAACGGCTTTGAGCTTGGCGGCGGAAGTATAAGAATTCACAAAAATGATATCCAACAAAAAGTCTTTAAGCTTCTTGGTATAGACGAAGAGGAACAGCGTGAGAAATTTGGCTTCTTGCTTGATGCCTTGACATTTGGTGCGCCTCCACATGGTGGTATCGCGATCGGCTTTGATAGACTAAATATGCTTGTCAATAAAGCAAGCTCGATCCGTGACGTCATAGCCTTCCCTAAAACACAACGTGCTCAGTGCCCACTAACAAAGGCACCAAGCCACGCTAGTAACGAACAGCTTAGGGAGCTAGGACTAAGGATAAGAGAAAAAGAGCAAAGGGCTTAA
- a CDS encoding adenylate kinase encodes MKNLFLIIGAPGSGKTTDASIIAQQDEKFAHFSTGDLLRAEVASGSELGELIDGFISKGNLVPLDVVVNAIVSAIKSSNKSNIIIDGYPRSVEQMTELDKVLSEQKEISLKGVIEVDVSEDVARARVLGRARGADDNNEVFNNRMKVYLDPIVPIRKFYSEKELLHVVNGERGIDEIVADIKNLLAKLL; translated from the coding sequence ATGAAGAATTTATTTTTAATCATCGGCGCTCCAGGCTCCGGCAAAACAACAGATGCATCGATCATCGCACAACAAGATGAGAAATTTGCGCACTTTTCAACTGGCGATCTTTTAAGAGCTGAAGTCGCAAGCGGTAGCGAGCTTGGCGAGCTTATAGACGGCTTTATCTCAAAAGGAAATTTGGTCCCACTTGACGTCGTCGTAAATGCGATCGTCTCAGCTATCAAAAGCTCAAATAAATCAAACATCATAATAGACGGCTATCCAAGAAGCGTTGAGCAAATGACCGAGCTTGACAAAGTCTTAAGCGAGCAAAAAGAAATTTCTCTAAAAGGCGTCATCGAAGTAGATGTTAGCGAAGATGTGGCAAGAGCTAGAGTACTTGGACGTGCAAGAGGTGCTGACGATAATAACGAAGTCTTTAATAACCGTATGAAAGTCTATCTTGATCCGATCGTGCCTATCCGCAAATTTTACAGCGAAAAAGAGCTACTTCACGTAGTAAATGGTGAGCGTGGCATCGACGAGATCGTAGCTGATATCAAAAATTTACTAGCTAAACTTTTATGA